The following is a genomic window from Mycobacterium parmense.
CGAAGAGCAGCAACGTCCGTCGGCCGGGCGCAGGCTGGCGCGGCAACTCCTGGTGCGTCTCGCAGACGAATGACAGCGCGTCGCGATCCTGGCGGTAGCGTTGCGCGACTCGGTAGGCGGTGCGCTCGGATTCGCTACGCAGCCTCGTCAGATGTGCCCGGGCGATCTCAGACCATCGGTGCATGCTTATTCCGCGGGACTGCCGGCTCCGACATCCTTGGTCGCGAGTGCGAAATAATCACTCTTGGTAGTGGTCAGGTCGACGATGTCGAAGCCGAGGTGGCCCAGAACCTGTTCGATCAGCGGCGCGTCGAACACGTGGTGATGCAGAGTCCGGTTCTCGAAATTCTTCAGGCTCCGTTGCCGAAAATGCTCCAAGTCGCCGGCGGGCGGATCCATCTTCAGGTCGTGCAGCGACAAGATCTCATCGAGGTGGGTGAGGTCGTCCTCCCCCATCCCGCGATTGAAGTCGTCCAACAGGTGGTCGAACCTCGTGATCGGGCGGCGATGGTCGAAGTTGCTCTCTTTGCGCGGAAGCACCAGGATGAACCCTCCCCCCGGTTTGATGACCCTCTTCCACTCCGCGAGAGCCTTGAGTGGATTCGCCACGTGCTCAAGGCAGTTCGAGGACAGCAGAAAGTCGTATTGCTCGTCGGCGATCTGACTCAGGTCGGTCGCCTCCGAGATGAACTGCCTGCCGACTCTGTTGCCGTCATAGTTGAAGTTCCGGCCGGCCTCGATCCGGCCCTCCCAGATCGTGTCCGTGCCGAAGTTGACCCCGTCCAGTTCGCCGACGAACTGATAGAGGGGCAGCACCGTTTTGAACAGCGCACTCGGGCCACCGATCTCGATTCCGTGCTTGTTTTCGACGACGCTCTGATACTTCTGGCGGACAGGAAGACGCCACCGGGCATATTTCAGGATGTAGAAAAGGTCGACTGCCGACTTCGGCGCGAACTCTTTCACTGTTTGGCGCATCACATTCCTTCTCGGTCGGCCAGCGCGCAGTGGCGTGACATCACCGTCTCGGTGTCACCGGGCTTCGTCGTGCTCCGCAAGCGAAGAGCAACGTTACCCCCAGAGCCAGCAACGCAGGTCCTATCGCGAGCATCAGGCCGACGGCGCCGGCGGTGGCGCCGGCCAGCGCCCCCCGTAGCCACAGGCGACTGCGGACCCAGGCGTTGTCGGCGCCGGAAGGCCGGATCTCGACCGGCAGTATCGCCCTGACGTCGGGGTCCCCGAGGATACGGGCCAGGCGCTGCGGGTTGGGATACGCGAGGCTCCCCACAACGCCGTGCCCGCCGCCGGCTCGAAGATCGCCGATGTCGTTCGTTTCGAGGTAGGCCTGCGCATTCACCTGCTGTTGACGCGCCGACCTGCTCCAGTCAACGGCTCCGAGCAGCGAGCCGCAGTAACCGAGCGCCGCGATGGCCGCCACCACGATGAACATCCACGCCGCGGCGCAGCGCCGCGCGTAACGCTGCGATCGCGGGGAACGCGCCCCGTCCGCCAGCGCGAACACCGCCACCAGTCCCAGCGGGTACGCGAGCAGGACGATATCCAAATACCGTACTGCGATGAGGGTTCCACGACCGTAGGCGAGCATCGCGAGCTGGATGAGGAGCCATCCGCCTATTCCGAGGGCCACCCAGGCGCGGTGGGAGACGGCCGGGCGCCCGTCGAGGATGTGGCGGCAGTACCAGATCATCGGCGCGACACCGGCCAACGTCAGGACGCCGTATTCGCACAGCCCCTCGGCGAACGCCCACGGGGTGGTCGTCGAAGCCGCGGCGGTCCCCTCCCACCCGACCATGGCCACGGCGACGGAGACCATGACGGCGATCGCGACGAACTCACGGCCGCAGCGCTTCCTGACGTCGGCGGCCAGCTGCAGGCCCACCAGCCCGCCGGCCGCCACGATCGCCGCCACCCCCACCCCGAAGGACAGGCAACCGAGGACCGCGGCGGTGAGCGCACCGAACCAACGCGCGGAGAAAGCCGGCGCGGTGGCGAATCCCACGAGCGTCGCGATGCCGAACAGCAGCGCGAGGTAGAGCTGACACTGAAAGCCCCACAGCTCGTTCTCGTACCCGATGGGAATCGCGAAGAGCCACGCGACGAAGCACGCGAACAGCAGCCGGCGGTGCGGCGCGACCAGCGGCATCAACAGCGCCGCGAGCCAGGTGATCGCCGCGGTGTGGACGACCGCGCCGACGATCATCTCCAGACGCGTGTCCCAGTGGCCGGCCAGTTCCAGATGCACCAGGGCGAGCACCCGCGCCACGAAGATGCGGTGCTCGTTATGCGGAGCGAAGAGATCGGCGAAGGAGAGCACCCCCTTGAGGTAGGGCGAATACAGCCTCGACGCCTCCG
Proteins encoded in this region:
- a CDS encoding methyltransferase domain-containing protein — protein: MKEFAPKSAVDLFYILKYARWRLPVRQKYQSVVENKHGIEIGGPSALFKTVLPLYQFVGELDGVNFGTDTIWEGRIEAGRNFNYDGNRVGRQFISEATDLSQIADEQYDFLLSSNCLEHVANPLKALAEWKRVIKPGGGFILVLPRKESNFDHRRPITRFDHLLDDFNRGMGEDDLTHLDEILSLHDLKMDPPAGDLEHFRQRSLKNFENRTLHHHVFDAPLIEQVLGHLGFDIVDLTTTKSDYFALATKDVGAGSPAE